In the genome of Verrucomicrobium sp., the window GCTCAGGGAGACGCCGGAGGGCTGGAGGCCGATCTCCGCCTGGGCGACCTGCCGGAGGCCGCCGGGCGTCCACGCCAGCCGTGTCAGGCGGCGGTCGACGCGCAAGCCCTTCGGCTGGGAGGCGTCCGGCGCCATCGCCCCGGCGACGAGGACGGTGCCGCCGTCCCGCGTGGCGGCGATGCAGGTGGGCGGGCCGATGACGCTGCACGGCACCCCCTCCAGCGTCCAGGTACGGGGAGGAAGGGTTGAGAAGTCGGCCGCGGTGACGCTGCCTGGGCCTGCCGGAGCAGCGACGAACATCCGGGCGTCCCGGTAGCCGCTGGCCTGGTCGTTGGCGGAGAAGACAAGGGAGGGGGCCGCCGGCGCGAGGGCCAGAGACCATCCCAAGACGGGGAGGAAAAGGATGCGAGGCAAAAAGTCCAAATTACTTGAAATAGAATACTGACAGACTGGGGAATTGGAATTTAACATCCCACCAAGGTTATAACAATGGGTGCTTCTTCCTGGTTTCGTCTGCCTGAATCACAAAATTATCTTTCGGTCCTCGACAGTGCCATCCTGATTTTCGCCATCGCATCGATGGTGGCAATTGGTCTCTATATCTCGCGCAAGGTGAAGACCTCGGAAGACTACTTCCTGGCCAAGCGGAGCCTGCCGGGCTGGCTCGTCGGCATCTCGATCTTCGCCACCACGATCAGCTGCCTTTCCTTCACCGCGATCCCGGCCTTCACGTTCAAGCACGACTACCTGTGGGTCTCCTCCAGCTGCGTCTACATCTTCGTGGCGGTCTTCGCCATGTACTTCATCATGCCGTTTTTTCGGAAGGTGCAGACGCCGAGCGGCTACGAATATCTGGAGCGGCGCTTCGGCACGTGGGCCCGCGTTTACCTGGCGCTGGGCTACGTCGTGATGAACAGCTTCCGCATGGGGATCATCCTCTACGCCATCGCGCTCACCTTCGAGACAGCCACCGGCATCCGCCTGCCGTGGATCGTCGTCGTCCTGGGCGTCACGGCGGCGGTCTACGCCATCTCCGGCGGCCTGGAGGCGGTCATCTGGACCGACCTTTTCCAGAGCGGCATCCTCCTGGTGGGCGCGGTCGTCTGCATCGGCGCGGCGCTCCACGGCGTGCCGGGCGGCTTCTCCCACGTCGCCGCGACGGCCTACCACGGCGGGAAGATGTCCCTCGGCAGCATGGACCTGAGCCTGACGGAGCGGACGTTCTGGACGATCGTCATCACCAGCATCTTCTCCATGAGCTCGGCCTCCACCACCGCGCAGGACGCCATCCAGCGCTACCGCGCGCCGGAGTCGGAGAAGGAGGCCCGCATCGCCCTGGGGGTGAGCGCCTTCACCATGGTGCCGGTGTGGCTCCTCTTCAGCTTCCTGGGCACGGTCCTCTGGGCCTTCTACCAGGCCTTCCCCGATCCCCACGTGCAGGCGATGGCGCAGGCCAACCCGGAGAAGATCGTCCCCTACTTCATCTTCACCCAGCTCCCCTCCGGCCTGGGCGGCATCGTCCTGGCGGGGATGCTCATGGCCTCCGTCAGCGCCATCAACGGCAGCCTCAACGCCTGCGCCGCCACGGCGACGAGCGATTTCTACGAGCGCTTCATCGCCCCGGGCCGGCCCCCCCGCCACTATCTGAGCGCGGGGCGCTGGATCTCCTGCCTCTTCGGCGCGGGGATGATCGGCATGGCGCTGCTGGTCTACTGGTTCCGCCAGTCAACTCTCCAGGACCTCCAGGCCCTCATGATCATGATCATCACCGCAGGGTCGTTCGGCCTCTTCATGATCGGCTTCCTCAGCCGCCGGGTGGACAACTTCTCCGCCGCCTGGGCCACCGGCCTTACCGTGGCGGGAGTCAGCCTGTGGGTCTTCCTGCAGAGCGATTGGGCCCGCCTGCGCTGGCCGGGGCTATCTCCTTACCTGCCGAATCTCTTCTGGCTCTCCGTCTTCTCGAACGTCTCCCTCTTCGCGCTGGCCTGGCTCATCGCGCGGCTCTTCAACCGCCGCTGCCGGCACAGCCTGACCGACCTCACCATCTTCACCCTGCGGAAAGAAGACGCGGGGCATTGATTCTATGAAGCAGCTCCTTCGGATCGCCGCCGCCGTCCTGCTCCTGGCCGCCTCTCCGGCCTGGGCCGCCCTCCGCCTTCCCGCGCTGTTTGCCGACCATATGGTCCTCCAGGCGGGTGCGCCCGCCGCCGTCTGGGGCTGGGCCGATCCGGGTGCGGAGGTCACCGTGACCTTCTCCGGCCAGGAGCCCGTCCACGCCGCGGCCGGTTCCGACGGGCGTTGGAAGGCGGCGCTGCCCGCCTTGGACGCGGGCGCGCGGGGGACGCTCGCCGTCGAGTCGAAGGGGACAAAGAAGGAGATCGCCGACGTCCTCGCCGGCCAAGTCTGGCTTTGCTCCGGCCAGTCGAACATGGAATACAACGTCGACGCCCCCGCCAGCCGTTACGCGCCGCGGGAGAAGGAGGTCGACGGCAACGTCGCCCTCGCGCACAAGGAAGCCGCGCCGCTGGAGGGAGCCATCCGCTACTTCCAGGTCACCCGCTTCGGCGCCGACGCGCCGCAGGACGACGTGAAGGGGAGCTGGATCGTCGTCACCCCGGAGAACGTCGGCGAGTGCTCCGCGGTGGCCTGGAACTTCGCCCTGCGGGTGCACGACGCGCTGCGGCAGCCCGTCGGCCTCATCCTCTCCACCTGGGGCGGCACGCCGGTCCAGTCCTGGCTCCCGCGCGAGGCGCTCGACGCCACCTCCGTCGCCGCCGACATCTGGAAGCACCACGCGGAGCTGATCGCCCAGTTCCCCGCGGCCAAAAAGAAGTACGACGCCGATCTGGCCGCCTGGAAGGCCGCCAACCCGACGCCGGAACTCCAGGCCGAAAACAAGCGGAAGATGCCGCGTATGCCCTACTACGCCACATGCAGCCTGGCCCCCGTCCGCCTCTACAACGGCATGATCCACGGCCTGGCGCCCTACACCTTGAGCGGCTTCCTGTGGTACCAAGGGGAGGCCGACGGCAAGAATCCCACCCAGTACGCCGAGCAGATCCGCGCCCTGGTGAACGCCTGGCGGAAGGACTGGGAGGCGGAGCTGCCCTTCTTCTACGTCGAGCTGGCGGGCTGCGGCAACCCGCCGCAGAAGCCCGCCGAGGGAGGCACCGCCTACATCCGCGAGGCGCAGGCGGGCGTCCTCCAGCTGCCGAAGACCGGCGTCGCCATCGCCGTCGACCTGGGCCTGCCGAAGAACATCCACCCGCCGTTCAAGAAAGAGGTCGGCAACCGCCTGGCGGGCCTGGCCCTGGAGAAAGTCTACGGCCAGCGGGTGGGCGGGGTGGACAGCCCGCAGTTCGAGGGCTTCGCCGTGGAGGGGAACTCCGTCCGTCTCAAGTTCACCCACGCCGAGGGGCTCCGCGCGAAGGACGGCGGCCCGCTCAAGGGCTTCGCCCTCCGCGGCGCGCACGGGGACTGGGTCTGGGGCGACGCGCGGATCGACGGCCAGGACATCGTCGTCTCCAGCCCCTCCGTCTCCGCGCCCGCGGCGGTCCGCTACGGCTGGGCCTCCTATCCCACGCTTTCCGTGGAGAACGCGGCGGGCTTGCCGCTGCGCCCCTTCCGCACCGACCCCGAAACTCCCGACGCTCCCGCTCCCGTCCCCATCGGCACTCCCGTCAAATAACCTTATGCGCTCCCCGCTCCTCCCGTTTCCGCAGCTCCTCTTCCCGCGCCTGCGCCGCGCGCTCAACCGCCTGGCGCTCGGCATCTGGCACGACCCGCTCAACCTGGAAGTCTCTCGCACCGAGGCGCGGCGGGGGGAGTTTCCCTTCGCCGATGCGCGGCGCGCCAAGCGGAAGCCGATGACGTTGCCCGGCGTGTGGCAGGCCCCCGGCTTTTCCACCACCTGGTTCCGCGTCCGCCTGCCCGCCGGGCGGAAGGCGCGCCCCGGCGACCACCTGCGCTGGGAGGACAACGCCGAGGCGACCGCCTGGGCCGACGGCGAGCCCCTCTACGGCTTCGACGCGACGCACCGCCAGTGGCCCTGGCCCGCGGGCGCGCGGGAGGTGTGGATCGAGAGCATCTTCTGCCAGTCCGGCATCTGGCACGCGGCGGCCAAGGGGATCGGCCCCCTCGGCTCCGTCCTCACGCAGGCCTGCCTGGTGCAAAAGAGCGAGGAGGCCTGGCAGGCCTACTTCGACCTGGAGGTCCTGACCGACTGGCTGGAGGAGGAGATCCGCCGCGTGCTGCCCCAGGACGCGGAGAACCTTCTGGCCGGCTTCCGCGCCTGGCCGGAGATGGACGGCGCCAGCGGCTCCTTCCTGCCGGACGGCGTCGGCACCGGTGTGGCCAACCGCCACCGGCCCGACATGGACCGCCTGCCGCCGCTCCTCCGCTCCGTCTTCGCCCTCCTGGACGAGGCGGTCACCGCCTTCCACGCGGGCGGCCCCGCCGCGCTGCGCCGGAAGCTGGCCCCCGTCTACCGTCTGCTGCGGGAACAGGAGGCGGCCCAGCCCCGCGTCACCCTGACCGGCCACGCCCACATCGACCTGGTCTGGCTCTGGCCGGAAAAGACCGGGGAGCAGAAGGCCGTCCGCACCTTCGCCACCGTCAACCGCCTGGTCGACGCCTACCCGGAGTTCTATTTCGGCTATTCCCAGCCCGCCAGCTACGCCGCCGTCCAGCGGCGCGCGCCGGGCCTCATGCGGAAGGTGAAGCGCCAGATCCGGGGCGGCCGCTGGGAGGCCCTGGGGGCGATGTACATCGAGTCCGACACCCTGCTGGCCTGCGGCGAGGCGCTCCTGCGCAGCCTCACCCTGGGGCAGGAAGACTTCCGCCGGATCAACGGCAAGCCCTCGCCCGTCCTCTGGCTGCCGGACGCCTTCGGCTTCACCGCGTGCCTCCCCGCGCTCATGCGGCTGGCCGACGTGACCGGCTTCTACACGAACAAGCTTTCCTGGAACATGATCCACCGCTTCCCGCACAGCAGCTTCGTCTGGCGCGGGGCGGACGGCAGCGAGGTGCTGGCCCACGTCTCCCGCGCGACCGGCTACAACAACCCCGCCCGGCCGCGCAACCTGCGGCTGGAGGCGGAGGCCCACCGCCAGGCCGACCGCCATCCCGAGTTCCTCCTCCCCAGCGGCTGGGGCGACGGCGGCGGCGGGCCGACGGCCGACATCATCGAGCGCGTCCGCCGCCAGGCCGACCTGCGCAACCAGCCCCCGGCGCAGTGGGGCCGCATCGACGCCTTCTACCGCCGGATGGAGGCGGTCCGCGCCGCGCTCCCCGTCTGGCAGGGGGAGATCTATCTGGAGGCCCACCGCGGCACCTACACCACCCACGGGTGGATGAAGGAGGCCTACCGCCGCCTGGAGCGCGCCCTGCAGGCGTGGGAGGCGGCCCGCTGCGCCGGGGGAGGGGGACCGATCCCCGCCCATCCGTGGCAGCGCCTCGTCTTCGCCCAGTTCCACGACTTTCTCCCCGGCAGCTCGATCCACGAGGTCTACGAGGAGATGGTCCCCGAGCTGCAGGCCCTCGAAAAGGAGGCCCTGCGCGAGGCGAAGGCCTCCCTAGGCGCGGGCAAGGGCGGCGCGGGCTTCTTCAATCCCCAGCCCCATCCGCTCCCGGCCCAGGCGGGGGGAAAGACCGTCGTCGTCCCGCCGCTCGGCCACTCGTCCTCCGGCGCCGCCGCCGCGGGCGTGACGTGGGAGAAAAGCACCCTGGCCAACGGCCTCGCCGAGGCCCGCTTCGACGCGAAGGGTTCCCTGCGGTCGCTCGACCGCCAGGACGTCGCCGGGACGCGCCTCGTCGCCTACCGCGACGTGCCGTACGATTTGGAAGCCTGGGAGATCGACCGCCAGGCCCTCGACGCCGGGACGCCGCTGGTCCTCGACGGCGCGGGGAAGCCCGCTTCCGGCCCCGGCTGGAAAGGCGTCCGCCAGCGGTGGAAGACGGCCGGGGGCTCCACGGTCGACCTGTTCTGGAAGCTCCGCTCCGGATTCTCCGCGCTGGAGGCGGAGCTGGACGTCGACTGGCGCGAGCCGGAAACGCTCCTGCGCTTTGAGGTGCCGACGCCCTTCCGCGGCCAGGCGGCCCTCTTCGGCGCGCCGTACGGGGGCGCCTGGCGGCCCCAGCAGCCGGGCGATTCCCGCGCCTCCGCGCAATGGGAGGCGCCCGCCAGCCGCTGGGTCCTCTCCAGCGACGACGGGCGGCAGCAGGGAGTCTTCCTCCTGGCCGAGGCGAAGTATGGTTTCTCCGCCCGGGACGGCATCCTGGGAGTCAGCCTTCTCAAGTCGGCCAAGGTCACTCTTACCAACGCCTTCCCGGCCGCCTTCCGCGTGCCGGGGCCGCGCCGGGACGCCTTTTCCGACCTGGGCAAGTCCCGCATCCGGATCGCTCTGGGCGTCCTGGGGGCGCATTCCCGGCGGGAAGCCTACCCCGCCGCCCTGGCGGAGACGCTCTTTGCCGAGCCCCTGGCCGCGCCCGCGCCCCGGCGGGCCTTCCCGTTCCCGGTACTGGAGGGGATGCCCTCCGTGCTGCCCGCATGGGCCGCGCCGATCGGAAAAAACCGCTGGGTCCTTCGCCTTCACGAGACGATGGGGCGGAGCGGTACACTGCGCGTGGCCATGCCTGCGGGCTGGACGATCCGCCGTCTGGAAAAGGCATTCCCCGGCCCGGGAGACCGGGCGCTGCCGGGCGGACGGATCGAGGTGGCCCCCTTCGCTGTCCTGGGGCTGGAAATCCGCCAATAAATATCTGTTGCTTTAATGGCAGCTTTGGCGTTGACGGGGAGGGGGGCGGGTTCCATCCTCAAGCGCAGGAAAAATTCAATGCGCTTCCTCTTCATGCTTTGCCTGGCGGCCTCGCTTCCCTTCGCGGTCCGTCAGGATTTCAGCGTCGGCTCCTTTGGGGCGGACGAACGGGAATAGCCGGGTGCGTGTCGCCCGCCGGGAATTCCTGAAGGTCTTGGGCGGGGCCTCGCTGGCGTCGCTCCTGCCCGCCGCCGCCTTCGCCCTGCCAGGGGAAAGCCGCAGGGCGCCTTTCCGCCGCCTTTACAGCAGCGACACGACGAACATCCTCACCTGCGTCAGCCCGTGGCATGCGGAGGGCGCGCCGCTCGCCGCCCCGATGTTTGACGCGGTGGTGGATGAGGCCGCTGCCGCGGGGGCCGATGCCTTTCTCCTCCAACCCGGCCTGGGCTGGGTGCCCTGGTGGCCCAGCCGGGTGCTGCCGCTTTCCGAGCACGTCGCCTGGTTCCGCCAGCATTTCCATTTCCCGAAGGCGGACAATCCCTACCTCCGCTTCGTCCTGAACGGCGGCGACTTCGTGAAGCAGACGGTCGACCGCTGCCATGCCAAGGGGATGGCGGCGTTTATCAGCTACCGGCTGAACGACGCGCACGGGAAGGACAAGGCGGCGACGCCCTCTCCCGGTCATATCGATTCGCTCCCCCGCTTCTACGCCGACCATCCCGAATATCTCCTGGGCGCGCAACCCGCCGAAACCCAGGCCGCGTGGGCCAAGGACCTGCAGAATTGGGCGATCCCAGCCGTGCGCGACTTCAAGTTTGCCCTCATTCAGGAGCTCTGCCGCAATTACGACCTGGACGGCCTGGAACTCGACTTCGAGCGCGCTCCCTACTATTTCCGCCTGCGGGAGACCGATGCGGCGCAGCGGCGGCAGATCATGACCGAGTTCGTCGCCCGCGTCCGCCGCTGCCTGGACGAGACCGCCCGCCGGAGAGGGGGCCGCCGCCGCTGGCTCTCCGTCCGCGTCCCGGCCCTCCGCGTGCTGCACGATCCCATGGGCATCGACTGCGCGGCGATGGCTGCGGCGGGCGCCGACATGTTCGACCTCTCCACCTACGCGCACACGGAGCAGCGGAACGATTTGGCCGAGATCCGGCGGCAGGTCCCCGGCGCGGCGGTCTACCAGGAGATGACCCAGATCGCCTCCTTCAACAACCGCCCCACGGGCCGCTCCCAGCGGAGGATGACGCCGGAGATGTACGCCACCACCGCCCACCTGGCCTACGCGGGCGGGGCGGACGGGGTCGCGCTCTTCAACTTCCAGTATTACCGGGACTACCGGGATGCAGGTCAGCCCGCCGACCCGCCCTATACCGAGCCGCCCTTCCAGATCGTGCGCCCGCAGGGCGATCCCGCGCGCGTCGCGGAGTTCCCGCAGTTCTATTTCATCGGCCTCCCCTACAACAGCGACCCGCGCCGCCCCTACATCTTCCCGAAGGAGCCGAAGCTCGGCGAGCCCTTCACCGTGACGCTGGGGATGGCGCCGCCTGTCGGCGGCTGGAGGCGTTGCGGGCGGCTCCGCATCCAGGCGGAGCATCCCTTCGGCCCCGGGGAATGGGAGGCCCATCTCAACGGCACGCCCCTGACCTGGACGCCCGACGTGGCAGAACCCTATCCGTCCGTTTACCGCCAGCTTACCGGCACGCCGGAGGAGCACCGCGCCTGGCATGTCCCGGCGGCGCTGGCGCGGGAAGGGGAGAACCGGATCGACATCACGCTCAAGCACGGCGCGACGGCGAACCTGGTCTGGCTCGACCTCTCGATGCCGGATTAGATGCCGCCCAGAACGGCGGCGCAGGGAAACGCGGCCAGCCATTCGGAAAGGCGGCCTCCCCGCACCGGCCGGCCGGTGAAGAGTTCCACTCCGTCCGTTTCTTCCCAGAGGAGCCGCGTTTCCCTCCATTTTTCGCCCACGGGCGGCAGGCCGACGTTCCCCGGCAGGCGGGGGACGGCGACGGTGAGGGTCTTTCCCTCCCACGCGCGGGTGAAGGCGACGACGTGTTCCGCCAGCGGCCCTTCCGCGAGGACGGGGCGGTATTCCCCCTGCTGGAACAGCGCGGGGAAGCGCCGCCGCAGTTGCAGGAGCGTGCGCGTCAGGTGGAGCTTGATGCCGCCGTCCTGCCAGCCGGACAGGAGGTCCTCCGGCGTCCGCCCCGCCAGGCCGGAGAGGAGGGCCTGCCGCGCGGCGAAGTCGATGGGGCGGCGGTTGTCGGGGTCGACGAGGCTGAAGTCCCACACCTCGTTTCCCTGGTAGATATCGGGCATGCCGGGGGCGGCCAGCTTCAGCGTGGTCTGAGCCAGGGAGTTGACCATGCCGTGCTCCGCCAAAAGGCGGGCTTCCGGCAGGAAGAGGGGGAGGAAGCGCCCGGCGGGGGCCAGGATGCGCTCGACGAAGTTTTCCACGGCGGCGAGCCACGCCTCGTTCGGGTAGACCCAGTTCGTGTTCACCTTCGCCTCGGACACCGCCTTCCGCATGTAGCCTTTCATGCGGGAGACGAAGTCCGCGTCCGCCTCTTCCGCCCCTGGCGCCCACGCGCCCAGGAGGACTTGGTAGAGGAGGTATTCCTCGTTCGCGTCGGGAGCCAGCCGCCCGTCGACGACGGTCTTGAAAGGCCGGTTGTGGGCCGACCAGGCCCCCAAAATTTCCCGCCACCGCCCGGGCCGCTCGGAAAGGGCGTAGAGGCGGGCGCGGACGTCCTCGCTCACCTTCGTGTCGTGGGTGGAGGTGGTGAGCATTCCCTGGGGCTCCTCCGCCAGCCGCCGCGCGTTGGCGGCGTGGAATTCCTCCACCGTGCCCGCGCCCAGGCGGCCGATCTCCCCGCCCACCTCGTTCAGGCCGAAGAAGCGGACGTAGACGTAAAAGGAAGTGTCCTCCACCGATTTCGCCATCACCGCGCCGGTGGCTTGCTGGAACTTCAGCGTCCAGTCGTCCGTCGTCTGCTTGCGCAGGCCGGCCAGCGGGTCCTCGTGATAGGCGCCGCGCAGCACCTCGTGGACGAAGTCGAAGGGAAGGGGATCCAGGCAGCGGTTGCGCCGCTTGGCCTCCTCGCAGGCCTCGCGCAGCACCTTCCCGTCGGCGGGGCCGGAGGGAAACCCCGGCTGCCGGTAGGTGCGGTAGACGGAAAGGCAGGCCATCGTCTCCCGCACGGCCACGCGCAAGTCGTGCATCGTCAGGTCGCGCCAGCGGCGGTCGTATTCGATGATGCGGTCCAGACCGATGGCCAGGTTGCCGATGGCGTTGGCGAAGAGTTCCTCCAGGACGAAGCGCTTCTTCTCGTAAACCGTGTCCGCCGCGGTGGCCGTGATCCCGGTGAAGCGCTCGTAGGTCTCCGTGAGGTGGGGCGCGGCGGAGCCGTCCACCAGGACGTCGGCCAGCTGCGGGATGAACTCGTAGCCCGTCGCCCCGTGGATCGGCCAGACGGAGGGGAGTGTCTCTCCCGGAGCCAGGATCTTTTCAACCAGCGCGTAGAGAGGGCCGCCGCCCGGCGGCGTGCAGAGAGCCTGGAAGTCCTGAAGGTATTGGGTGGGATTCCAAAGCCCGTCGATGTGGTCCAGGCGGACGCCCCGTACCAGCCCCTCCGCGATGAGGGAGGCCAGGAGCGCGTGCGTCGCGCGCATGACCTCCATCTCCTCCACGCGCAGGCCGACGAGGGTGTCGATGGCGAAGAAGCGGCGGTAATTCGTCTCGTGCGCTCCGGTCTTCCAGAAGGCCAAGCGGTAGTTCTGGTCGTCCAGGAGCGCGTGGAGCCGGTCAAAGCTCCGCGCGTCGCCTGGGCGGCCATTGTAGTCCCGCAGCACCTCCTCCAGCGCGGCGGCCAGGGCCGGCTCCCCTTCCAGCAGGGCGGCCAGGGCCTCCTTCGCCAGCAGGAGGAGCCGCTCCCGCTCCTCGAACTCCTGCGGGGCGGGCGCCTCCCGGTCGGCGGGCTGGGGGAGGATTTGGAAGAGGCTCCGCGCGTGGTGGAGCCGCTCCTGGGCCGCGTTTTCCAGCGCGGGTTGGGCGGCGGTTTCCAGAGCCGTCAGAATTTGCGGGACGTGCTCCGGCCGGACGGGAAAGCGCGGCCCCTCCCCATAGGCGACGGCAAAGCTCCCCTCCGCGTAAGTGAGGCGCAGCTCACCGTTTTCCAGCAGCCGCCCGTAGTAGTCCCCCAGCATCGGCACCAGGACCCGCTCCCGCAATTGCTGGTGGCGGGGATACCACTCGATGTCGAAATAATGGGCATAGCGGCTCTGGCGGCCGTTCTCCAACACGTCAAACCACCAGCGGTTCACCGCGCTGGCGATGCCCATGTGGTTCGGGACGAAATCGACCAGACAGCCCATGTCTCGTTCCTTCAAGTCCGCGGCCAGAGAGCGGAAACCCTCCTCGCCCCCCAACTCCGGGTTAAGAACGGCGGCGTCGCTCACATCGTAGCCGTGAAGGCTGCCGGGAACGGCCCGGGTGATCGGGGAGAGATAGCAATCGGAGACGCCCAGATCGTCCAGATACGGAATGAGCGCCTGCAGGGCCTTGAACGGGAAGTCCTTGTGAAGCTGGAATCGGTAAGTCGCGGTGGGGAGGTGGGAGGCGGTCTTTAAGGCCATGGAGTGCCGTAACCTCCGCCAGGAAAAAGCCCGCGTCAACTTGCCCCCCCCCAGGGCCAAATTACCGTTTGCCATCCCCTCCGGCCTCCCATAAATTGAATCTTCCTTCCACAGAAAGGCACTTCCCATCATGGCCGATCTTCCCCCCCCCGACGAAACTCCCCAGATTCCCGACGACATCTTCGCCAACCTGGAACCGCTCGAGCCTGTGCCGCCTCGTCCGGCCGTCGTGGAAGGGGAATTCACCATCTCCCCCCCTCCGTCGAAGCTCCCGCTTCCGGCCGTGACCCCTCCCGCCGTCTCCGCGCCCTTGCCGCCCCCCCCCGGCGCGCCCAGCGCGCTTCCTTCCATCGGTGGCGCCCCGCTTCCGCCGGTCAATCCCTTGCCTCCCAAGGCGGGCGGCGCGCCCTTCGCCCCGCCCGCGCCTCCCATGGGCGGCGCGCCGGGCGGCTTCCGCCCCCCTCCGGGGCCGATCGCCAAAAACCCCCTGCCTCCCGATCCGGCCTCCTCCGCCAGCGCCTCCACCGCGGCCATTCCCGTGCCGCCGAAGGCCTCTTCCGGCGGAGCCCCCTTCAAGGCTCCCCTGGGCGGTTCCCCCCTCCATCCGTCGCTGCCCTCCGCCGCGCCGACGGCGGGCTCCATTCCCGCGCCCGCGCCGTTTGAGGCCGCCGCGCCGAAACCGGCCACTCCGTCGCCGGCCCCGGCGCCCGCTCCGGCCAAGCCCCTGCCCACTCCCGTCGCGCCCGTCGTCCAGGCCGCGCCTGCGGATGACAAGGGTGCCTTGGTCCTGGCGGGCGTCGCCGCCGCCGTCAACCTGGCGGCCGCCGCCTACATGGCGCTGACCTATCTGGGCATCCTCAGCTACTAACCCGCAACTCCCCGAAATTTATGGCAAGCGAACACGTCAAAACCGTTACGGCATCCGAATTCGATGCCGCCGTCCAATCCGCCCCCGTGGCCATCGTCGATTTCTGGGCCGAATGGTGCGGCCCGTGCAAGGCGCTGGCTCCCCTGCTGGACGAAATCGCCACCGAACAGGGCGGCAAAGTGAAGATCCTGAAAGTCAACGTCGACCAGGAAGGCCCCCTGGCTGCCAAGTACAACATCCAGTCGATCCCCACCCTCTATTTCTTCAAGAACGGCGAGCCTCAGGGCCAGCCGCAGGTCGGCCTCCTTTCCAAGAAGGCCCTCCTGGAAAAGATCGCCGCCGTCGCCTAAGCGGCGCGGCGGGCATCTTTTTAGTTGCCTATTCGGGGCGGATCGTGCATCTTCGCCCCTCCTCACCGCGGGGTGGAGCAGCCCGGTAGCTCGTCAGGCTCATAACCTGAAGGTCCTAGGTTCAAATCCTAGCCCCGCAACCCATTTCCGATCGTACGAAAAAAAGCCCGGCTTCCGCCGGGCTTTTTGTTTTTCAGGATCCGGCCTGGAAGCCGGTGTCGGTCCCTTTCCGGAAGGTGACGTAGGCGCGTCGCCAGGGTTGGTCATCGACTAATTTCCAGGCGTGGCCGCTGCCGGCGGTGTCTTCGGCGATCAAAATTTCCCCCGCTCGCAGGGTGAAGGCCTCTCCCGTCCGCGTAACGAATTCGAGCGTCCCCGCCAACGTGATGACGTATTGGGTGGTGGGTGCGGGGTGCCAGTCCAGGGAGGAATGGGGCGGCGATTCCTCGACATGGATTGTCTCCACGGCGGCGGCGTGATGGAGCCGCACGCTGCCCCGGGAGACGTGGGAGTGGCCGTCGGGACCGGTGTGCAGCCGGTAGGCGCGGATCATCGCAGGAGGTTGGTGACGGCCAGGTCGATCACCTCGCTGCCCCGGCCGTTGAGGACGGCCTTGGCGGCCCAGAGGTTGAAGCCGATGGCCTGACCCATTTGGACGGTGGGCGGCATGGAAAGCTCCAGCCGGTTCACCACCACGTCGACGAGGGCCGGGCCGTCATGGCGGAAGGCCGCGGCCAGGGCGGGCTTCAGGTCGGCGGGGTCCTCCACGCGTGCGGCGTGGAGTCCGGCGGCGCGCGCCAGCTCGGCGAAGTCT includes:
- the trxA gene encoding thioredoxin — its product is MASEHVKTVTASEFDAAVQSAPVAIVDFWAEWCGPCKALAPLLDEIATEQGGKVKILKVNVDQEGPLAAKYNIQSIPTLYFFKNGEPQGQPQVGLLSKKALLEKIAAVA
- the treY gene encoding malto-oligosyltrehalose synthase; this encodes MALKTASHLPTATYRFQLHKDFPFKALQALIPYLDDLGVSDCYLSPITRAVPGSLHGYDVSDAAVLNPELGGEEGFRSLAADLKERDMGCLVDFVPNHMGIASAVNRWWFDVLENGRQSRYAHYFDIEWYPRHQQLRERVLVPMLGDYYGRLLENGELRLTYAEGSFAVAYGEGPRFPVRPEHVPQILTALETAAQPALENAAQERLHHARSLFQILPQPADREAPAPQEFEERERLLLLAKEALAALLEGEPALAAALEEVLRDYNGRPGDARSFDRLHALLDDQNYRLAFWKTGAHETNYRRFFAIDTLVGLRVEEMEVMRATHALLASLIAEGLVRGVRLDHIDGLWNPTQYLQDFQALCTPPGGGPLYALVEKILAPGETLPSVWPIHGATGYEFIPQLADVLVDGSAAPHLTETYERFTGITATAADTVYEKKRFVLEELFANAIGNLAIGLDRIIEYDRRWRDLTMHDLRVAVRETMACLSVYRTYRQPGFPSGPADGKVLREACEEAKRRNRCLDPLPFDFVHEVLRGAYHEDPLAGLRKQTTDDWTLKFQQATGAVMAKSVEDTSFYVYVRFFGLNEVGGEIGRLGAGTVEEFHAANARRLAEEPQGMLTTSTHDTKVSEDVRARLYALSERPGRWREILGAWSAHNRPFKTVVDGRLAPDANEEYLLYQVLLGAWAPGAEEADADFVSRMKGYMRKAVSEAKVNTNWVYPNEAWLAAVENFVERILAPAGRFLPLFLPEARLLAEHGMVNSLAQTTLKLAAPGMPDIYQGNEVWDFSLVDPDNRRPIDFAARQALLSGLAGRTPEDLLSGWQDGGIKLHLTRTLLQLRRRFPALFQQGEYRPVLAEGPLAEHVVAFTRAWEGKTLTVAVPRLPGNVGLPPVGEKWRETRLLWEETDGVELFTGRPVRGGRLSEWLAAFPCAAVLGGI